The Vigna unguiculata cultivar IT97K-499-35 unplaced genomic scaffold, ASM411807v1 contig_520, whole genome shotgun sequence genome contains the following window.
tataatgtaaccattatatataaaataaacacaaaagatTACATAAAACCAACTCATGTAAGAAGTTACGGTAGGTTATTTAACAATCAAACTCTGAATCAATAATCTCTTGCATCTTGTAGATCTTCCTAGCATCAAATTTTAACTCGAACGAACAGCAATTAACAAGTAAAATCATGAGGTAAAAGGAAAGTGAATTACGCTGCGAAGCCGAGATAGAGAATTGAAGACCGCCCCGTCAAAATTCGAAGAGCCATTTCAAAATTGGAAGCtaagccaccaccaccaccagaCCCAGGTTTGTACTCGTACCTGCTCCCGCTCCTACTGTATCCGTAGCTGTACTGAGAATAGTGGTTGCTTCTGCCGGGGTCGCCCGAGCTCCGCCGGAAATTGTAGTCGGCTCGCTTTCGGTCATCCATAAGGACCTCGTAGGCCTCCGATACCTGCTTAAATCGAATTGTGGCATTTTCCCTAATGGCCCTCGGTGATTGGGAATGCTTGTCCGGGTGAAACTGAAAAGCTAATTTCTTGAAAGCGGTTTTGATTTCCTCCTTGGTCGCGGTTTGGTGCAAGCCGAGAACCCTGTAGTGATCCATTTCGCTGACCGAATTGGGATTGAGCTTGTTTCCGTTTTTGTTGATTGCTAGGGTTTAAGGAATTTTCCTCCCCTCTAGTGTTAATTTTCTCCGAGAAGTGGCGAAGGAGACGTACAGGAAGAGGTTCTTCCGGTTTAGAAGATTGGGGAGTTTGTTATTCATGGCTTGAAGGATCACGACGAATCGTGGTAGTGTGCCCGCTGCTTTCTTTGATAGATAAGTTTAAGATGTTTTTATTAACGTTTTTATTctctaattttatttgaatggtTTAATTATTCGGATGGTACTCACTTTAATATAAGTGTatcaatttgatatttgtttttaaaaaaaatgttaattgcaTCCGAACTTTTTAAAAAGTGCTGCAATCAGATCTAGTTCAGACGGAGTTGAGTCGTTAGTCAACGTGACACGTATCAgtacgtgatttttttttcttttttttttttgaattttttgaatttttaaaaaaaaatcaaatttttttgaaaaaataaataaaaatgctaAGCGTCAAGTCCCTGtatgtgacacgtgtcagtgtcactatgtcattatgttgatttcgatttagtccgcGTATATGTcttttggtttcaatttagtacctacttatgtgtatctaATTCAatcttgacctaattttttttaataattaaaatccatttttttataaaattaaaagtaattaagtataaaatttttacaaaaattaagtatttaatatttatattaaaatttagtggtaaaagtcattttattaagtcatttttaataaaaaaaaatagtataacatTCAGACAAATAGATAaagtgatttgatatataagtttaaatagGAATTAGTTTtatgtaaaatgtaaaaataaaataatttgaatatttagataaagtgatttgatatataattttttttaaaatttaacatgtatatataagttgtaattaagtttaattactaatttggtctcaaatttgaAAGAGACCAAATTGCttcatttaacaaaaaaagataggaccaaatttgatcaaaattataaataaggggactaaattgaaaacaaatgcTGTCAACTGACAATAACATGACAGATGACAGTGCACGGATAAGACGTTAACAtcaatttaacgaaaatgactaaattcaacatttttaagaaaattggaggactaaattgaataaatgaaaaattaggaatctttttaaaaattcgaATAAAATTAGGGGACCAAATTCGGTATTAAGccttttattaaaactattaaactaaCCCGTCCTTTTGCACGggtgttgtatttttttatattttgtatgttaaaattataaagtagtaaaaatattatataatgcaatattataaaaattagcttatgtttttgtaaatgtcattattaaagtaataaagtagtaaatctaagtgatatgataataattttagttttaaatataataaataaaattgatattacaatatttaattaattttatgaaataattatgatagTCTCTCATCCGAGCATGTacacatagtttttttttcaattctttttagcataataatataaatgttattatatttatttaatctttaaaaatactaataattatattaatataaattataagttataaatttttaaaagattaaaaaatatattagcaaaagtatttagtataataacgtttttataattaaaaaacaacatTTCTAACACTATGAATCgtaattgtaacgtcccatttaatttataaacgcaattaaaggaaacgctACACATAGCAGGAACTAGTTGAAAGGTCAACAGATGAAGTAGAGTACTAAGCATAAATAATACATGGGCCCAAGCCTTAAAGAAAAACCCATCAAGAAATAAGATCTAGTCTacgcggactatgcagcagAACTATCACCACCACTTTGCCCAcaggtgttcctcgcatctgctcacaccaacaagttgatgatcatcgcaagagagagtaccacacaacagaacacacaacaacaaaagtagggtaagctaaagcacaaagatttcatccatcaaatcagatataatttcacaatatcatacactcaattcaaccaagcatgttatgacttgtcAGGCAATACACTaggactcgactcgactcatccggatacgtatagcctggtcggattcagcggatgcttgcacttgtggtggatacctctgctcacccccgagttgctcacccccgagctatgtgttacaaatgttacgatgaatcaatttccctaaccacaaggttagcccttaatgaatttcaggcctcctgctactctcaccacaggaatcagtccgctctaagtgagactaacaggctccttagagtgtcaggatgcaatccttaccttgaatccttacctagttatacagatggggcaccaccatagacacccactaacaagggccatggaattacgtcctgaccactgaagcacgaccctaagACCCCGCCTAGAGGTCTCAAGGATTTACGCACTGACACGAACCAAGCATAAATCAACAATACGAGAACACTAATCATGCTTACAATTTCATACCACCCTCTAAAAATAATTCCGCATTCATATCACATGTTGAATCCTTACTACTGGTCATTACCACCCCATGAGtgtagggcctcatctcatatcaatgcCATGTCCCATCAATTCCaactcactcattaatttcacatgctAAGTTCCCACAATATCCATCATTCACCATTTATGAATTTTGTCACGCATACATAGCAACccattatatgtatatatgtatatcatcataacaatcatacccaaacaattacCAAGCATCCAAGAACAACCAAGCAACCAAACAAAGCATTGTCCCGCtcagcccctcgctcaggctgaagggtctcgcttaggcgagacgtTCTCGCTAAGGCGAatccccttcgcctaggcgagggctcgaaagaGGGACCAGGAaccaacacgggatctcgcttaggcgagacccctctcgcctgggcgagatactcgctcgctcaaaaataatGAGCGGGTCGCCTGAGAGACCTTTCGCATAATGGGGTCTGGGCGAGTCCCtattcatctcgcctaggcgagactgggttgcttgggcgagattagcaggtctCACCATTGTTTTCCTGCAATAGTTACCCACGCCAGCCCAAACCACATATATTCATACATTCACAACTATCACAACATCACACCAGCCACATAACCTCAAAACAACAGTTGCATGACAAGAAAGAAACGAAACACGAGAATGAGCCAGAGCTTCCCTACTTGGAAATGGGTTTGTACGGGACTTTGACACTAAATCAAGGAGCACAACAACTCTAGAACCCGACTCGCAAACTGGAACAGCGGGTAAAACGAGTTAATATAGAGTTTCCCACTATGACTACGAAACTATACTAGACAGAGGCGATAAGGAGAAAAAGTGCTTACGTGAGCAGAACAATGGCCAAGCTAGACGTGAATCTGAAGAACGTTGGAACCCTAGTAGAAGACGACAGCAACAATAGCTCTCGGAAGTGGGGTTTCCATTTTACAAAAAGTGAGCTTAGGTTAGGGTTTGGGGCGGACTAGGTCTGTTTTCCCTTTCTAGGCCAGCCCTAAGGCCCAATGGTTAAGACAGCCCTAAGAAAATGGGCAAAATGGAAAGTGGGCCTTACagtaataatgttaataataataataataattataatgatatcaataataacaaactaattatttatgctataaatattaatgttaatgttGATACTAAGGGTAATGTAAACGATAATAatccataattatataaagatatacatcaacaacaaaacaaaaagaaatgacaagtaattgaaatatgatcttgtagtaaataaaattaagaggtGTGTCTAtctataatagtaataatacaattataataatgtcTTGTAgtggtaaaataatattaataataataataacaataataatgataataaaacaactacatatataaagagatacacatATTTTATgtcctcttttatttttataattttatcctcttaattattatttgttaaatttaaataattcttaatgataaaaaattatttgccaaatttatcattttactaattttagtaactattttttttttaattcaaataattacacagggataaaatgaataacaaacaaataaaaattacaagtaGTTGAGATATGAtcccgtagtaaataaaagtaaaatatgtgtctaactataataataataataataatacaactataattatatcgtgtagtgataaaaataataataataataataataataataatattattattattattattattaatattattattattaataatacaactgcacatataaagagataaacatctttgatgtccttttttgttttttcaattttatcctcttaattattatattttaaatttaaataattattttaaattatgatctttgatattattagtaattattttctgttttattattttactaaatttagtaactatttttttgaattttattcaaatgtaaagataaattaacaaccaaacaaataaaaagagtaaaattgaatCATGATCGTACATAACATGTAAGAGTAAAATGTGaccatagtaataataataataaataataataataataataataataataataatgataataatagtaataataataatagtagtaataataataatataacaataataatagaaatacttatgttaacaataatgataataatgctTAAAggtgataataataatgataataataattatacttgataacaataatgataataataattacagttaataataataataatataataattataattatagttagagTTAGGGAGGACAATAGGTTAGGTATAGATAGTAACTACTCGCAACCTGatccgaaaaaaaaaaaaaattacttgttACCCACCCGTTTACCCGTTGGGTACATGCTTAAAAAAATCTGTGGATTTTATTGTAGGTACCCATGAATACTTGTATACCtgcgaatatttaaaaaaaaatattttataaatttttaaaaaacagtaaaattatattaaattttaattttaattaaatttaagctaataaaatataattttaattataactaaaattaacttaataaaatataaattaaattttaattttagttttttgcaGGGTATCCATGGGTACAGGTAGTATGATACCCGCATCCGATCCATTTATAAGTAGGTATCAAAATACCAGCTACCTTCTACCCGTATCCGGAATGAATTTTATTTGCGGATACTCCGGGTGCgggtatttttgtcatcccaagttagaattgataataataataataataattatagttataattgataataataataataataataataatataaaaataaaataataaatatcaagaaaattaggTTATGTTgttgtatatattattaaagtaatgaagtagtaaatctaagtgatatgacaataattacaattttaaatataataaataaaattgatatcacaatatggtgcaattaatatattttatgaaataattataatagcatGTGACCCGTGtgcacaattttgttttttttttcaaatctttttagaatttataacaatatataaagagattcccTCTTTTAtgtccatattttaaaattccaattttaccctttaaaatataattatttattaaatttttgaaaattgatcgttatttttacaagctttttataaaattgtctatctctgttttttctcatttttcctatttatcaacaattattctctcatcttttttaa
Protein-coding sequences here:
- the LOC114172269 gene encoding chaperone protein dnaJ 72-like — translated: MDHYRVLGLHQTATKEEIKTAFKKLAFQFHPDKHSQSPRAIRENATIRFKQVSEAYEVLMDDRKRADYNFRRSSGDPGRSNHYSQYSYGYSRSGSRYEYKPGSGGGGGLASNFEMALRILTGRSSILYLGFAAAILCGIVVIDSSRESLWRMQNSGKSFEEAMKSIEKAKAYREDNMKERP